A DNA window from Acidimicrobiales bacterium contains the following coding sequences:
- a CDS encoding glycosyltransferase — MTESPAALPPVVAVVVACNPGPWFEETLSSLTTQTYSSLEILVIDTGSEPVAERVSAVAPRAVVHRAEAAKGYGAAANMVTESVSGAGFYLFLHDDIALSEDVVSILVEEAFRSNAGILGPKIVDWSDGRRIRSVGMAVDKTGVQAPYAEAGELDQEQHDRVRDVFALQSGCLLVRCDLFESVGGFDPEIDFLGDDVDLCWRSHIVGGRVMVVPDAKVRHLEALGARQPDISRRHRLLRHRVRSMLKCYGWVDLLRVLPQAIVWSAGEIVFSVLTGRFAQAREIASAWTWNLRRFGRFPKMRREIRKIRRVRDSDVRRLQVGGSARFSAFLRGQIGEGSRFQDFAARGRELAGAMSEGPRRVALVVWAVLALFLVFGARHLITRDIASFGQFLQFPSRGAFLHTFGSSWSDAELGSSGFVPAGVGMLGLASTLLLGATGLLRKLLIVGLIPMGWIGAWRLSGPLGSRRGRLVSAIAYAAIPIAYDAVAAGRWDVLLLYATMPFIIGRLARLIGASPYGPQGDGPGPGVVVRSAGHQTVSLALALAIVAAFEPFVLVMVPAIATVLVVTSILTGHVLRPLRAVVLSLVASAVALAMHAPWLSRWLDDPEALWQSVLGPNRGGPTELIDIVGFSVGPWSTSVVTLGILVAAALSLVMGRDWRATWATRAWSVALVSFGAAWVSSNQPFSQLELPDVHLLLVPAAVGVSWAAGITFATFEFDIPRFGLAARRLTVGIGAAGLALGSLSALAAAAGGTYGAPTTDLSGALRLIANEPSEGSFRVMWIGDPELLPIPGREISEGLAVTASSDGLADVRSAWLTPANAASEFMVESWSAALAGDTARLGRLLAPMGVRYLVVPQAAAPSFAGGVVTPADADLIDTLSAQLDFDRIASDPSVIVYQNLAWRPVRAVTVSDNPVLGTSTPTELASTPTGDWFPVFVDRKSPVEYTGDVPAGTVVLGVGDADTWSIQAGGRTVQSAPVHGWAGGFEPGVTTGATLVHTPPDANGWILLAQWVGWLVVARIAFAERRRSPDAAPAAPTGEPGTHDEPSLLAQLEIGTGGQFDEVVP, encoded by the coding sequence GTGACCGAGTCGCCCGCTGCCCTTCCCCCGGTTGTCGCCGTGGTGGTTGCGTGCAACCCCGGCCCGTGGTTCGAAGAGACGCTTTCCAGCCTGACCACTCAGACCTACTCGAGCCTCGAAATCCTCGTAATCGACACCGGCTCGGAACCGGTAGCAGAGCGCGTCAGCGCCGTGGCTCCCCGAGCGGTGGTGCACCGGGCCGAGGCGGCCAAGGGTTACGGCGCCGCGGCCAACATGGTCACCGAGTCGGTTTCGGGCGCAGGGTTCTACCTGTTTCTCCACGACGACATCGCCTTGTCCGAAGACGTCGTGTCGATCCTGGTCGAAGAGGCTTTCCGTTCCAATGCCGGAATCCTCGGGCCCAAGATCGTCGATTGGTCAGATGGCCGCCGCATCCGGTCTGTGGGCATGGCGGTCGACAAGACGGGTGTTCAGGCTCCGTATGCCGAGGCCGGCGAACTCGACCAAGAGCAACACGACCGGGTGCGCGACGTATTTGCGCTGCAGTCGGGCTGCCTGCTCGTCAGATGTGACCTGTTCGAGTCGGTCGGCGGCTTCGACCCCGAGATCGACTTTCTGGGCGACGACGTCGACCTGTGCTGGCGTTCTCACATCGTCGGTGGGCGGGTCATGGTGGTTCCCGACGCCAAGGTCAGGCATCTCGAAGCCCTGGGCGCTCGCCAGCCCGACATCAGCAGGCGCCATCGGCTGCTGAGGCATCGGGTTCGGTCGATGCTCAAGTGTTATGGCTGGGTCGACCTGCTGCGGGTGCTGCCCCAGGCGATCGTCTGGTCGGCGGGCGAGATCGTCTTTTCGGTGCTCACCGGCCGCTTCGCCCAGGCTCGCGAAATCGCCAGCGCGTGGACTTGGAATCTCCGACGCTTCGGGCGGTTTCCCAAGATGCGTCGCGAGATCCGCAAGATCAGGCGAGTCCGCGACAGTGATGTGAGGCGCCTTCAAGTCGGCGGAAGTGCCCGATTCTCGGCGTTTCTGCGCGGCCAGATCGGGGAAGGTTCGCGCTTCCAAGACTTCGCGGCGCGCGGCCGCGAGCTTGCCGGCGCCATGTCGGAGGGTCCGCGGCGGGTTGCCCTGGTCGTGTGGGCCGTGCTGGCGCTGTTCCTCGTCTTTGGTGCCAGGCACCTGATCACCAGAGACATCGCATCGTTCGGGCAGTTCCTTCAGTTCCCGTCGAGGGGGGCCTTCCTGCACACATTCGGCTCGAGCTGGTCCGACGCCGAGCTGGGTTCTTCTGGGTTCGTTCCGGCCGGTGTCGGGATGCTCGGCCTGGCTTCGACCCTGCTGCTGGGTGCCACCGGGCTGCTGCGCAAGCTCTTGATCGTCGGCCTGATACCGATGGGATGGATAGGCGCCTGGCGGCTGTCGGGGCCGCTCGGGTCCAGGCGTGGCCGGTTGGTTTCGGCTATCGCCTACGCAGCAATACCCATCGCGTACGACGCGGTGGCGGCCGGCCGCTGGGACGTGCTGCTGCTGTACGCCACGATGCCTTTCATCATCGGCCGACTCGCTCGGCTCATCGGGGCCTCGCCCTACGGCCCCCAAGGCGACGGCCCCGGGCCCGGCGTGGTGGTTCGCAGCGCGGGGCACCAAACGGTGTCTCTGGCCTTGGCTCTGGCCATAGTCGCTGCGTTCGAGCCATTCGTGCTGGTGATGGTTCCCGCCATCGCAACGGTGCTGGTGGTCACGTCGATTCTCACCGGCCATGTTCTGCGGCCATTGCGCGCCGTGGTCTTGAGCCTGGTCGCCTCGGCGGTGGCCCTGGCGATGCACGCCCCATGGCTGTCGCGCTGGCTGGACGATCCCGAAGCGCTTTGGCAGTCGGTTCTGGGTCCTAACCGGGGTGGCCCGACCGAGCTGATCGACATCGTGGGCTTCTCGGTGGGCCCGTGGAGCACTTCGGTGGTGACCCTCGGGATACTGGTGGCTGCCGCTCTGTCGTTGGTGATGGGGCGCGATTGGCGGGCCACGTGGGCCACCAGGGCATGGTCGGTTGCGCTGGTGTCTTTTGGCGCGGCCTGGGTGTCGTCCAACCAGCCGTTCTCGCAGCTGGAGCTGCCAGACGTACATCTGCTGTTGGTTCCCGCTGCGGTCGGCGTCTCGTGGGCCGCAGGCATAACCTTTGCGACGTTCGAGTTCGACATTCCCCGCTTTGGGCTCGCAGCTCGACGCTTGACGGTCGGCATCGGTGCAGCCGGGTTGGCCTTGGGCAGTCTGTCGGCTTTGGCCGCCGCGGCCGGCGGCACCTACGGCGCACCCACCACTGATCTGTCCGGTGCGCTCCGCCTCATCGCGAACGAACCCTCGGAAGGTTCGTTCAGGGTCATGTGGATCGGCGACCCCGAGCTGTTGCCGATACCGGGCCGCGAGATATCCGAAGGCCTGGCGGTCACCGCCTCCAGCGACGGCCTGGCCGATGTCAGGTCTGCCTGGCTGACCCCGGCCAACGCGGCCAGCGAGTTCATGGTCGAGTCTTGGAGTGCGGCCCTGGCCGGCGACACCGCTCGCCTGGGTCGCCTGCTAGCGCCGATGGGCGTCAGATACTTGGTGGTGCCCCAAGCCGCTGCGCCGTCGTTCGCGGGCGGCGTGGTGACGCCTGCAGACGCCGACCTGATCGACACCTTGTCGGCACAACTCGACTTCGACCGCATCGCTTCAGATCCGTCGGTCATCGTCTACCAGAACCTCGCCTGGAGGCCGGTCAGGGCAGTTACGGTCTCCGACAATCCGGTGCTGGGCACCAGCACCCCCACCGAGCTGGCGTCGACCCCCACCGGTGACTGGTTCCCGGTCTTCGTCGACCGCAAGTCGCCCGTCGAATACACCGGCGACGTTCCTGCGGGCACGGTGGTGCTGGGAGTCGGCGACGCCGACACCTGGAGCATTCAGGCTGGTGGCCGAACGGTGCAGAGCGCCCCTGTGCACGGCTGGGCCGGCGGGTTCGAGCCCGGTGTCACAACCGGGGCGACCCTGGTACACACCCCGCCGGACGCGAACGGCTGGATACTGCTGGCTCAGTGGGTCGGCTGGTTGGTCGTGGCCCGCATCGCGTTCGCCGAACGACGCCGATCGCCCGATGCTGCGCCCGCAGCGCCCACCGGCGAGCCCGGCACCCACGACGAGCCCTCGCTGCTGGCGCAACTCGAGATAGGAACCGGCGGCCAATTCGATGAGGTCGTGCCATGA
- a CDS encoding SpoIID/LytB domain-containing protein has protein sequence MLRFTDELIAAMARTSAVFVSLTLILSALAGIGSSSAGAQSASAAAVAPDQIVIEGKGFGHGRGLGQYGALGYAVDDGWTYEQILDQYYGNTTFGEIVADEDIKVHLTALNRTPLRITANTPFSVAGVEFAAGEAARIRLEGVDRFAVDRGPDCAGADWAAAASGIDGTEGQNGHPFIEAVVGLAEQGDDLNQMLQVCTGDDKRAYRGALRFVEIGNESFVLNRLPLEQYLRGVVPRESPSWWGTRGEGRGLEALKAQAVAARSYSMAQAASRRVSGYASDTCDTQSCQVYGGAGLNGLPLDHGPAQATTNAAVLATAGQVRRHTDSSIALTEFASSTGGWTADLNEGSAFPAAEDAGDDVSLNPNHNWSVAIDRSRIEEIWPSLGTLVRIDVTHRNGLGELGGRVRGLDLVGTASTVQLRFNSWGGDVFRRSLGLRSDWYHFPDFESPEPQTQGLYLAKSDGTVLAFGRAIHYGDMSEYDLKEPIVGVAATRSGRGYWLVASDGGVFAFGDATFWGSTGDIVLDQPIVGMTPTASGNGYWLVASDGGVFAFGDAAFHGSMGGVRLDKPVVGMSRAPSGLGYWLVAADGGIFAFGDAPFHGSTGGMNLDQPIVSMIPSSSGQGYAFVASDGGVFMFGDARFLGSRAGRDNKGRVVALATSSTGDGYWIVTETGRSFPFGDSPDYVTSVAGDGVVSVASLR, from the coding sequence ATGCTTCGTTTCACAGATGAGCTGATCGCCGCTATGGCCCGAACTAGTGCTGTTTTTGTTTCCTTGACCCTGATCTTGTCGGCCCTGGCCGGCATCGGCTCGTCGTCGGCCGGCGCTCAGAGCGCGTCGGCGGCCGCCGTTGCGCCCGACCAGATCGTCATCGAAGGCAAGGGTTTCGGCCACGGGCGTGGCCTGGGCCAATACGGGGCGTTGGGCTACGCGGTCGACGACGGATGGACCTACGAGCAGATCCTCGACCAGTACTACGGCAACACGACGTTCGGCGAGATCGTCGCCGACGAAGACATCAAGGTTCACCTCACCGCACTGAACCGCACACCCCTCAGGATCACCGCAAACACGCCGTTCTCGGTGGCTGGTGTCGAATTCGCCGCCGGCGAGGCGGCCCGTATCCGCCTGGAGGGAGTCGATCGGTTTGCTGTGGACCGCGGGCCCGATTGCGCCGGTGCCGACTGGGCGGCCGCTGCCTCCGGCATCGATGGCACCGAGGGCCAAAACGGCCATCCGTTCATCGAAGCGGTCGTCGGGTTGGCCGAGCAAGGCGACGACCTGAACCAGATGCTGCAGGTCTGCACCGGCGACGACAAGCGTGCCTATCGCGGGGCCTTGCGGTTCGTCGAGATCGGCAACGAGTCATTTGTGCTCAACCGGCTCCCGCTCGAGCAATACCTGAGGGGCGTCGTGCCTCGCGAGTCGCCGTCGTGGTGGGGCACAAGAGGTGAAGGCCGCGGCCTCGAGGCCCTGAAGGCCCAGGCGGTGGCGGCGCGCTCGTACTCGATGGCCCAGGCCGCAAGTCGCCGGGTCAGCGGCTATGCCTCCGACACCTGCGACACGCAGTCGTGTCAGGTCTATGGCGGAGCGGGCCTGAACGGTTTGCCCCTAGACCACGGGCCGGCACAGGCCACCACCAACGCTGCGGTTCTGGCCACAGCAGGCCAGGTCAGGCGCCACACCGACAGCTCGATCGCTCTCACCGAGTTCGCCTCGTCGACCGGGGGCTGGACCGCCGACCTGAACGAGGGCAGCGCTTTCCCGGCGGCCGAGGATGCCGGCGACGACGTGTCGCTGAACCCCAACCACAACTGGAGTGTCGCCATCGATCGCAGCCGCATCGAGGAGATCTGGCCGTCGCTGGGAACCCTGGTTCGTATCGACGTGACTCATCGCAACGGTCTGGGCGAGCTCGGGGGAAGGGTCCGTGGACTCGATCTGGTTGGCACCGCCTCTACCGTGCAGCTGCGATTCAACAGCTGGGGCGGCGACGTGTTTCGCCGGTCGTTGGGCCTGCGATCCGACTGGTACCACTTCCCCGACTTCGAGTCTCCCGAGCCTCAGACCCAGGGCCTGTATCTGGCCAAGTCCGACGGCACGGTGCTGGCGTTCGGGCGGGCGATCCACTACGGCGACATGTCGGAATATGACCTGAAGGAGCCCATCGTGGGCGTGGCAGCCACGCGCTCGGGGCGAGGGTATTGGCTTGTGGCCTCCGACGGTGGTGTGTTCGCTTTCGGCGACGCGACGTTCTGGGGCAGCACGGGCGACATCGTTCTGGATCAGCCGATCGTCGGCATGACGCCCACGGCCAGCGGCAACGGATATTGGCTGGTGGCCTCCGACGGTGGTGTCTTCGCGTTCGGCGACGCGGCGTTTCACGGGTCGATGGGTGGTGTACGCCTGGACAAGCCGGTTGTGGGGATGTCTCGCGCACCCAGTGGGCTTGGTTATTGGCTCGTTGCAGCAGACGGTGGAATTTTCGCATTTGGCGATGCCCCCTTCCACGGCAGCACCGGGGGCATGAACCTCGACCAGCCGATCGTGTCGATGATTCCCTCGTCTTCGGGCCAGGGGTACGCGTTCGTCGCCAGCGACGGCGGGGTCTTCATGTTCGGAGACGCCCGCTTCCTGGGCAGCAGGGCCGGGCGCGACAACAAGGGACGGGTGGTTGCGTTGGCGACCTCATCCACGGGTGATGGCTATTGGATAGTCACCGAGACCGGCCGAAGCTTCCCGTTCGGAGATTCCCCCGATTATGTGACCAGCGTTGCGGGCGACGGCGTGGTTTCGGTGGCCTCGCTGCGCTGA
- a CDS encoding S8 family serine peptidase: protein MAPATTTTVAPTPPVLGPASGPDPCVLGCAVGEVVLSQWHLAAMGLDAPLDGGGLAIAIIDSGIELDHPDLSGLVERPGCAPGEPIETDHATSVAGLVAAHLGDGSGLAPLVDDVRLLDIPVYSLVDGELIANDAAVATAVTCAVAEGASVINLSMASQCSAMPRVEAAIAAAHRAGVVVVAAAGNHRGETLVCPAAFDTVIGVAASDQQARPFTSLASADVVAPGRSLLTAGVFPGRPQTTRTGSSYATAIVSGAALALKQMHPEWTVDRIATHLHDLSRAAVAANRHLDLSGLGQSRPGLQVLSTSGTVHALGDSVPIVGPEFVHRGAVAAARSCSGLWTVDAAGLVRTGGDAAFVGDVRSIALAAPVVAIVATPSGRGYWLAAADGGVFAFGDAGFFGSLGGVNLGARVVDMVASPSGRGYWLFTSDARVFAYGDATYQGSIRATVSGAANLGAGYALIVDRGVVTLPVAGYVSATGSGRLVGAISSAGELWFVHDTGDVRNADGTASLVSPPAVAVARVNRSVDC, encoded by the coding sequence GTGGCACCGGCCACGACCACGACCGTGGCGCCCACCCCGCCTGTGTTGGGCCCGGCTTCGGGTCCAGATCCTTGCGTGCTGGGTTGCGCGGTCGGCGAGGTCGTGCTGTCGCAGTGGCACCTGGCCGCCATGGGGCTAGATGCTCCGCTCGATGGCGGTGGTCTGGCGATTGCGATCATCGACTCGGGGATCGAACTCGATCATCCCGACCTCTCGGGCCTTGTCGAGCGGCCCGGCTGCGCACCGGGAGAGCCCATCGAGACCGATCACGCAACGTCGGTTGCAGGCCTGGTGGCTGCCCATCTGGGCGACGGGTCGGGCCTGGCCCCGCTGGTGGACGACGTCAGGTTGCTGGACATCCCCGTGTACAGCCTGGTCGATGGTGAGTTGATCGCAAACGACGCTGCGGTCGCCACCGCCGTCACATGCGCCGTCGCCGAAGGCGCTTCGGTGATCAACCTTTCGATGGCCAGCCAATGCTCGGCGATGCCCCGGGTGGAGGCGGCCATCGCCGCCGCGCATCGGGCGGGTGTCGTGGTCGTCGCGGCCGCCGGCAATCATCGAGGTGAGACGCTGGTGTGTCCGGCAGCCTTCGACACCGTCATAGGCGTTGCCGCCAGCGATCAACAGGCACGACCGTTCACATCGCTGGCGTCGGCCGATGTCGTCGCTCCGGGCCGGTCGCTTCTGACCGCCGGCGTGTTTCCGGGACGGCCCCAGACGACCCGAACCGGTTCGTCGTATGCCACCGCCATCGTTTCGGGAGCAGCGTTGGCGCTCAAGCAGATGCACCCTGAATGGACTGTCGACCGCATCGCTACGCATCTCCACGACCTGTCGCGCGCTGCGGTTGCAGCCAATAGGCACCTCGACCTGTCGGGTCTGGGCCAGTCGCGTCCGGGCTTGCAGGTGCTCAGCACGTCAGGAACCGTGCACGCGCTGGGCGACTCTGTGCCGATCGTCGGGCCCGAGTTCGTGCATCGCGGGGCGGTGGCCGCGGCGCGCAGTTGTTCGGGGCTGTGGACGGTGGATGCTGCGGGGCTCGTCCGAACTGGCGGCGACGCCGCGTTCGTTGGCGACGTCCGCTCGATCGCGCTGGCTGCTCCGGTGGTCGCAATCGTTGCGACGCCCTCGGGTAGGGGCTATTGGCTGGCAGCGGCCGACGGCGGCGTCTTTGCGTTCGGCGACGCCGGATTCTTTGGCTCGCTCGGCGGGGTGAACCTCGGTGCTCGGGTGGTCGACATGGTCGCGTCGCCCTCGGGTCGTGGGTATTGGCTCTTCACATCCGACGCCCGCGTGTTCGCCTATGGGGATGCGACCTATCAGGGCAGCATCCGGGCGACGGTTTCCGGCGCTGCCAACCTCGGCGCCGGGTATGCGTTGATCGTCGATCGGGGTGTCGTGACCCTGCCGGTTGCCGGCTATGTCTCGGCAACCGGGTCTGGGCGCCTGGTCGGTGCGATCTCGTCCGCTGGAGAGCTGTGGTTCGTTCACGACACAGGCGACGTCCGCAACGCCGATGGCACCGCTAGCTTGGTTTCACCGCCAGCGGTGGCGGTGGCGCGGGTCAACCGGTCCGTCGATTGTTAG
- the gmd gene encoding GDP-mannose 4,6-dehydratase gives MPSALITGITGQDGQYLAEFLHSMDYKVYGMVRGQRNPRADIIQRELPFVELVSGDLQDLSSLIAALEYSQPDEVYNLGAISFVALSFKQAELTADVTGLGVLRMLEAIRLVGGQNNPIRFYQASSSEMFGKVRETPQTELTPFYPRSPYGTAKVFGHHTTVNYRESYGLYACSGILFNHESPRRGIEFVTRKVTNAVARIKLGLQSELVLGDLTPQRDWGFAGDYVKAMWAMLQQDEPDDFVVATGQTHQVQEFVRLAFEAVGIEDWQSHVRQDERFMRPAEVDLLIGDCSKARDQLNWAPEVEFKDLVTMMVENDVALESANLNR, from the coding sequence GTGCCTTCCGCTCTGATAACAGGAATCACCGGCCAGGACGGCCAATATCTCGCCGAGTTCCTGCACTCGATGGACTACAAGGTCTACGGAATGGTCCGTGGTCAGCGCAACCCGAGGGCCGACATCATCCAGCGCGAGCTTCCTTTCGTCGAGCTGGTTTCCGGCGATCTCCAGGACCTGTCGTCGCTGATCGCTGCTCTCGAGTACAGCCAGCCCGATGAGGTGTACAACCTCGGCGCCATCAGCTTCGTGGCGCTGTCGTTCAAGCAGGCCGAGCTGACCGCCGACGTCACCGGCCTGGGTGTTCTGCGCATGCTCGAGGCGATCCGCCTGGTCGGTGGTCAAAACAACCCCATCCGCTTCTATCAGGCTTCCAGCTCGGAGATGTTCGGCAAGGTCCGCGAGACTCCCCAGACCGAGTTGACGCCCTTCTACCCGCGGTCGCCGTACGGAACCGCGAAGGTCTTCGGCCATCACACCACGGTCAACTACCGCGAGTCCTATGGCCTCTACGCGTGCTCGGGCATCTTGTTCAACCACGAATCGCCGCGGCGCGGCATCGAGTTCGTCACCCGCAAGGTCACCAACGCCGTCGCCAGGATCAAGCTCGGCTTGCAGAGCGAGTTGGTGCTGGGCGATCTGACGCCGCAGCGCGACTGGGGCTTCGCGGGCGACTACGTCAAGGCGATGTGGGCGATGCTGCAGCAAGACGAGCCCGACGACTTCGTCGTGGCTACGGGCCAGACTCACCAGGTCCAGGAATTCGTGCGGCTGGCCTTTGAAGCGGTTGGCATCGAGGACTGGCAGTCCCACGTGCGACAGGACGAGCGCTTCATGCGCCCGGCCGAGGTCGACCTGCTGATCGGCGATTGTTCCAAGGCTCGGGATCAGCTCAACTGGGCTCCCGAGGTCGAGTTCAAGGATCTCGTCACGATGATGGTCGAAAACGATGTGGCGCTAGAGAGCGCCAACCTCAACCGCTGA
- a CDS encoding glycosyltransferase family 1 protein: MRVGIDVTPLLGDRTGIGNVVAGWYEGLSSRGDVDLVPFTVSGRDRSGAGVGAVSLPLPAGIAHRLWWAFDRPRSDGRLGHPDLVHGTNYLVPPSRSARLVSVYDLSFVHDPAAAGDQVARFDRYVGRAIDRGAAVHTTSRHVAGELAERYGVSAHVVMPGLDAAPPVAGHASSEHGGPPTIVAIGTATRRKNFPLLVAAYSLVARQVPDVRLVIAGGDSDDSQNLRSAVAHLSPELSSRVELVGRVADTEPLYRRATVLAHPSSYEGFGIPVLEAMARGVPVVAAAGGAVPEVAGDAADVVPVDDVDSLAAALVRVIDDDMHRAGLIDAGHQRAMAFSWESSVAEMVDLYRAISG, translated from the coding sequence GTGCGGGTAGGAATCGACGTGACACCGCTTCTGGGCGACCGCACCGGCATCGGGAATGTGGTCGCCGGTTGGTACGAGGGGCTTTCCTCTCGGGGCGACGTCGACCTGGTTCCCTTCACGGTCTCTGGCCGCGACCGCAGCGGGGCCGGCGTGGGCGCCGTGTCCTTGCCGCTGCCGGCCGGCATAGCTCACCGGTTGTGGTGGGCGTTCGATCGCCCGCGCTCGGATGGCCGCCTGGGTCATCCAGACCTGGTCCACGGCACCAACTATCTGGTGCCGCCCTCCCGATCGGCAAGGCTGGTCTCGGTCTATGACCTGTCGTTCGTTCACGACCCGGCCGCTGCGGGCGATCAGGTTGCGCGGTTCGACCGCTACGTTGGCCGGGCGATCGATCGTGGCGCCGCGGTGCACACCACCTCGCGCCACGTGGCCGGCGAACTCGCCGAACGCTACGGCGTGAGCGCCCATGTGGTGATGCCGGGCCTGGATGCGGCACCGCCAGTCGCAGGCCACGCTTCTTCTGAGCACGGCGGACCCCCGACGATCGTGGCCATCGGCACAGCCACGCGACGCAAGAACTTCCCGCTTCTCGTCGCGGCCTACTCGCTGGTTGCCCGGCAGGTCCCGGATGTGCGTCTGGTCATCGCAGGCGGCGATTCGGACGACTCACAAAACCTGCGCTCGGCGGTGGCCCATCTGTCGCCCGAGCTCTCGAGCCGCGTCGAGTTGGTGGGCAGGGTCGCCGATACCGAGCCGCTCTATCGGAGGGCGACCGTGCTGGCGCACCCGAGCAGCTACGAAGGTTTCGGTATTCCGGTGTTGGAGGCCATGGCCAGGGGCGTTCCGGTTGTGGCAGCGGCTGGTGGTGCCGTGCCCGAGGTCGCCGGTGATGCGGCCGATGTTGTTCCCGTCGACGATGTCGACAGCCTGGCCGCTGCATTGGTGCGGGTCATCGACGATGACATGCACCGCGCCGGGCTGATCGATGCGGGTCATCAGCGAGCCATGGCGTTTTCGTGGGAGTCGTCGGTAGCCGAGATGGTCGATCTGTACCGCGCCATATCGGGTTGA
- a CDS encoding glycosyltransferase, giving the protein MAVVHQFLPTLSPRDAVGNSTLELHQLLLDMGHDARLYAANIHWELMNIARPLTELPDDENWCIYHHSIGGVAGDAYEARLGGRILVYHNITPIELLERWSGDVGAEITLGRDQLSRYASITDVAVCDSDYNRHEVDVLDYPNTTTIPVMFEPGRLQHVDATKPNGSPTRVLFVGRLAPNKAQHELVAMLSVLRQRHDPLAELHLVGSATFGSYAQAMKDYVEHLGLERAVKIHDGVSDDELASQYALADVFVCVSDHEGFCVPLIEAMHHGVPVIAFDSTAVAGTLGDAGLLLTSKSPDIVADAVARVVSTPDLAQQMRTRGRSRAEHFSLDNTRRAWTEVIEATIGAAR; this is encoded by the coding sequence ATGGCCGTCGTCCACCAGTTCCTCCCCACGCTGAGCCCCCGCGATGCCGTGGGCAACAGCACCCTCGAGCTCCACCAGCTATTGCTCGACATGGGGCATGACGCGCGCCTGTACGCGGCCAACATCCACTGGGAGCTGATGAACATCGCACGTCCGCTCACCGAGCTGCCAGACGACGAGAACTGGTGCATCTATCACCATTCGATCGGCGGAGTGGCCGGAGACGCGTACGAGGCCAGGCTCGGCGGACGCATCCTCGTCTACCACAACATCACTCCCATCGAATTGCTGGAGCGATGGTCGGGCGACGTCGGCGCCGAGATAACGCTGGGGCGCGACCAGCTGTCGCGGTATGCGTCGATCACAGACGTCGCTGTGTGCGACTCCGACTACAACCGCCACGAAGTCGACGTTCTGGACTATCCGAACACGACGACAATCCCGGTGATGTTCGAACCCGGACGCCTACAGCACGTCGATGCGACCAAGCCGAACGGGTCGCCCACCCGGGTGTTGTTCGTGGGCCGCCTGGCGCCCAACAAGGCCCAACACGAGCTGGTCGCGATGCTGTCGGTGCTGCGGCAGAGGCACGATCCGCTCGCCGAGCTCCACCTGGTGGGGTCGGCGACCTTTGGCTCGTACGCCCAGGCGATGAAGGACTATGTCGAACATCTGGGTCTCGAGAGGGCGGTCAAGATCCACGACGGGGTCAGCGACGACGAGCTGGCGTCCCAGTACGCGCTGGCCGACGTGTTCGTATGCGTGTCCGACCACGAAGGGTTCTGTGTGCCCCTGATCGAGGCGATGCACCACGGCGTCCCGGTTATCGCATTCGACTCGACGGCCGTTGCCGGGACCCTCGGCGATGCCGGCCTGTTGCTTACGTCCAAGTCACCCGACATCGTCGCCGATGCCGTTGCCAGGGTCGTCAGCACTCCCGATCTGGCCCAGCAGATGCGCACCAGGGGTCGATCCAGAGCAGAACACTTCAGCCTGGACAACACCAGGAGGGCCTGGACAGAGGTAATCGAGGCGACGATCGGCGCAGCACGATGA